A genomic stretch from Peromyscus eremicus chromosome 6, PerEre_H2_v1, whole genome shotgun sequence includes:
- the Psrc1 gene encoding proline/serine-rich coiled-coil protein 1: protein MAFILVPSDVKFIADETLDFGGLSPSDSHEEEDPTVLASAEKPLRRGLSHRSNPNPNAVAPALQGVRFSLGPLSPEKLEEILDEANRLAAQLEECALQDRERAGAGPGKPSPRGKPSPRRETFVLKDSPVRDLLPTVSSWSTPSPRSLAGPRSSDKKGSVRAVRVTAGKKPPSTKKESPTCNLFPVARSPALSPLAQSALPPRRKAGPSARTTASETLGSQDVGEAGTGERGGGTHPEMSLLLSTGPPVPVRPVLALQPSTSNSQCSSRLQGAAARSSSRLPVPSAIPKPATRMPLTSRSVPPGKSALPPDSLSTRKGLPSATGHRAPVPQRTNLPTTSAPRGRMQPLRKAAVPGPTR, encoded by the exons ATGGCGTTTATTCTCGTCCCTTCAGATGTCAAGTTCATTGCGGATGAGACCTTGGACTTTGGAGGGCTGTCCCCATCTGACAG TCATGAGGAGGAAGACCCGACAGTACTGGCGAGTGCAGAGAAACCACTTCGAAGGGGCCTCTCTCACCGGAGTAACCCGAACCCGAATGCGGTCGCCCCTGCTCTCCAGGGTGTGAGGTTCAGTTTGGGCCCTCTCAGCCCAGAGAAGCTGGAGGAGATCCTCGATGAAGCCAACCGCCTGGCAGCTCAGCTAGAGGAGTGTGCCCTGCAAGATCGTGAGCGGGCAGGGGCAGGCCCTGGGAAGCCCAGCCCCAGAGGGAAGCCCAGCCCTCGGCGGGAGACGTTTGTCCTGAAGGACAGCCCTGTCCGAGATCTGCTGCCCACCGTGAGCTCTTGGAGCACGCCATCCCCACGCAGCCTCGCTGGACCCCGAAGCAGCGATAAAAAGGGGTCAGTCAGGGCTGTTCGGGTGACAGCTGGAAAGAAGCCCCCCAGCACAAAGAAG GAATCGCCCACTTGCAATCTGTTCCCTGTAGCCAGAAGCCCAGCACTCTCTCCTCTGGCACAATCAGCTCTTCCACCCCGGCGGAAAGCTGGGCCCAGCGCACGGACAACAGCAAGTGAGACCCTGGGCAGCCAGGATGTGGGGGAAGCCGGTacgggggagagaggaggtgggactCACCCTGAAATGTCGTTACTCCTCTCCACAGGCCCGCCAGTCCCTGTCAGACCAGTCCTAGCCCTACAGCCCTCGACTAGCAACTCTCAGTGTTCATCCCGACTCCAGGGAGCGGCTGCTAGGTCTTCCAGTCGATTACCGGTCCCCTCAGCCATCCCCAAGCCCGCCACTCGAATGCCACTCACTAGCCGGAGTGTACCGCCTGGCAAAAGTGCCCTACCCCCAGATTCTCTCTCCACCCGGAAAGGGCTTCCAAGTGCCACAGGGCACAGAG CTCCTGTTCCCCAGAGAACGAATCTTCCAACCACTAGCGCCCCTCGAGGCAGGATGCAGCCCCTCAGGAAAGCTGCAGTCCCTGGACCTACGAGGTAA